In Candidatus Nitronauta litoralis, one DNA window encodes the following:
- a CDS encoding ABC transporter ATP-binding protein yields the protein MIPSRLKPFLPFLARYKKEVTIGILSLVITDVLTMVIPWWIKKFIDSLAENPSSDDLSVYAGGLVLTAFLLGIGRYGWRQYLFGPSRRMEVDIQNKLFSHFLTLDRTYFQSQKIGDLISRATNDLRAVKDFLGLGLLVLIDAVVVIVASITLMVSLNPELTLYCLLPLPVVSILFFGFIKNISLRHTAIQENLSRITDRVQENLAGIRVLHAFVREAYEKSRFEDLNREHIRRNMSLAKLFGVFTPSLSLTIGVSALISLWIGAKAVVVGEFSLGSFVAFNGYLMLLSWPMMAIGYIVNLSQKGLTAMGRLQEIFNASPTLKPVSGPGKLPQLKGAVEFQNVTFRYPGSTQPGLANFSFKLSAGQSMAVIGPVGAGKSTLLNLILRHFDIEEGTILIDQVPIQDINPEVLRQGIGVVEQESFLFSLSVRDNIAFGYPDASDEEINDIVDCVNLNDDIKSWPEGLNTIVGDRGVSLSGGQKQRIALARALIKKPRLLLLDDAFSSLDVETERIVFTNIRERLKGVTPILVTHRLALGRNLDRIIVVENGTLAAQGTHSELMAAPGYYKNVFGSQALAQEMEIILQ from the coding sequence ATGATCCCTTCGCGATTAAAACCTTTCCTGCCTTTTCTTGCCAGGTATAAAAAAGAAGTCACCATCGGAATTCTTTCCCTGGTAATCACTGATGTGTTAACCATGGTTATTCCATGGTGGATTAAAAAATTTATCGACTCATTGGCGGAGAATCCATCTTCTGATGATTTATCTGTCTATGCTGGAGGGTTGGTACTCACGGCTTTCCTTCTTGGAATAGGGCGTTACGGTTGGAGGCAATACCTGTTTGGTCCTTCAAGGCGGATGGAAGTGGATATTCAAAACAAATTGTTTTCCCATTTCCTGACTTTGGATCGGACCTATTTCCAATCACAAAAAATTGGTGATCTGATTTCCCGGGCTACCAATGATTTGCGTGCTGTAAAAGATTTTCTTGGGCTTGGCCTCCTGGTCCTTATTGATGCGGTGGTGGTCATTGTTGCCAGCATTACCTTGATGGTGTCTTTGAATCCTGAATTGACCCTGTATTGCCTGTTACCCCTTCCGGTAGTTTCAATCTTATTTTTTGGATTTATAAAAAACATAAGTCTTCGGCACACGGCTATTCAGGAAAACCTGTCCCGTATAACCGACCGCGTCCAGGAAAACCTGGCTGGGATTAGGGTCCTGCACGCGTTTGTTCGGGAGGCTTACGAAAAATCCCGATTCGAAGATCTTAATCGTGAACATATTCGGCGCAACATGTCGTTGGCCAAACTTTTTGGCGTATTCACGCCTTCCTTGAGTCTCACGATCGGTGTGTCCGCACTGATATCGTTATGGATTGGAGCGAAGGCGGTCGTTGTTGGAGAGTTTTCTCTTGGATCCTTCGTTGCGTTTAACGGGTACCTGATGCTTCTGTCCTGGCCTATGATGGCCATTGGTTACATCGTTAACCTCTCGCAAAAAGGGCTGACCGCTATGGGCCGACTCCAGGAAATTTTTAATGCAAGTCCAACGCTGAAGCCGGTAAGCGGTCCGGGTAAACTGCCTCAGCTGAAAGGTGCTGTTGAGTTTCAGAATGTGACATTTCGTTATCCGGGCTCAACTCAACCAGGTCTTGCTAACTTTTCTTTCAAGTTGTCGGCAGGTCAAAGTATGGCGGTCATAGGACCCGTCGGTGCAGGAAAATCCACATTGCTAAACCTGATACTCCGTCATTTTGATATTGAGGAGGGAACGATACTCATTGATCAAGTCCCGATTCAGGATATTAACCCTGAGGTATTGAGGCAGGGGATTGGTGTGGTGGAGCAGGAGTCGTTTCTTTTTTCCCTTTCTGTTCGTGACAATATTGCGTTTGGATATCCTGATGCAAGCGATGAGGAAATCAACGATATAGTGGATTGTGTGAATCTTAACGATGACATCAAAAGTTGGCCGGAAGGGCTTAATACCATTGTCGGAGACCGTGGGGTCTCTCTTTCCGGTGGGCAAAAACAGCGGATTGCTCTGGCGCGCGCCCTTATAAAAAAACCTCGTTTGCTTTTGCTGGACGATGCGTTTTCCAGTCTGGATGTGGAAACAGAGAGGATCGTTTTTACCAATATTCGGGAGCGTCTGAAAGGGGTGACACCAATCCTGGTCACTCACAGACTGGCTCTTGGACGAAATTTAGACCGGATTATTGTAGTTGAAAACGGAACACTTGCAGCGCAGGGAACGCACTCGGAGCTGATGGCTGCCCCGGGATATTATAAGAATGTTTTTGGAAGTCAGGCTTTGGCGCAGGAAATGGAAATCATTCTCCAATGA
- the amrA gene encoding AmmeMemoRadiSam system protein A gives MPSSHPLVQLARNAIQHHLDSGKKLVPPENIQSSFSKPTGAFVTLYQDGSLRGCIGSLKPQTQSLAEEVVRNAILAATKDPRYDPVSHSEIDGLTIRIEVVTPPEPVDDISNLDPKVDGLIVRSGKKQGVLLPGIEGIETVDQQEKICRSKGGIKNNENVAYSRFRVEQHI, from the coding sequence ATGCCCTCTTCCCACCCACTTGTTCAGTTAGCCCGAAACGCCATACAACACCACCTGGATTCCGGTAAGAAACTTGTTCCCCCCGAAAATATCCAATCCAGTTTCAGTAAACCGACCGGAGCGTTTGTTACCTTGTACCAGGATGGAAGTTTACGGGGTTGTATTGGTTCCCTCAAACCACAGACCCAATCACTTGCTGAGGAAGTGGTACGAAACGCGATACTGGCTGCCACAAAGGATCCACGCTACGATCCGGTAAGCCACAGTGAGATCGATGGACTGACCATCCGCATTGAAGTGGTCACACCACCTGAACCCGTAGACGATATTTCAAACCTGGATCCAAAGGTAGATGGCTTGATTGTGCGGAGCGGTAAAAAGCAGGGTGTTCTCTTGCCGGGAATCGAGGGTATTGAAACAGTGGACCAACAGGAAAAGATCTGTCGTTCAAAGGGTGGTATCAAAAACAACGAAAATGTAGCTTACTCGCGGTTTCGGGTAGAGCAGCATATTTGA
- a CDS encoding polyprenyl synthetase family protein: MDFKEVSAVFKDDLAGVEKCLRDNYFSDIPLVPGIGDYIMNGGGKRVRPLLLMICTRLSGIEVNDKVIRHATAVEYVHAASLLHDDVVDETTVRRGRPTVNTKWGSDASILVGDFLIARALLLLSNDVDETVFRCFAEGAKTLVEGGLLEFTHARDINVTQEHCLDVAYRKTASVMALACQLGAQLGGADPEIVTSLYEFGKDFGIAFQLVDDAMDYDGTPEQLGKSPGTDFNEGHVTLPLLYLHQHSDSSQKREIEGFIQNECLTQKEFEYILERMREVKAIDYTLDIARDHMKRAKEKLQNLEFPNPDFKPALQSTANHIVDRFQPTGTHLIPSGRSY, translated from the coding sequence ATGGACTTTAAAGAAGTCAGCGCAGTATTCAAAGACGATCTGGCAGGAGTAGAAAAGTGTCTCAGGGACAACTACTTTTCCGACATCCCACTGGTTCCAGGAATTGGCGACTACATCATGAATGGTGGCGGCAAACGTGTTCGTCCCCTGTTACTTATGATCTGCACGCGACTTTCCGGCATTGAAGTTAATGACAAAGTTATCCGTCATGCTACCGCCGTAGAGTACGTTCATGCCGCCTCTCTTCTGCATGATGATGTTGTAGACGAAACAACCGTCCGCCGCGGGAGACCTACGGTTAACACTAAATGGGGAAGTGACGCCAGTATTCTTGTTGGCGATTTTTTAATTGCACGAGCCCTGCTTCTTTTATCCAACGATGTCGACGAAACTGTGTTCCGTTGCTTTGCAGAAGGTGCCAAAACGCTGGTTGAAGGTGGCCTTCTCGAATTCACCCATGCACGGGATATCAATGTCACTCAGGAACATTGTCTGGATGTAGCCTATCGAAAAACAGCTTCCGTTATGGCCCTGGCCTGTCAGTTGGGCGCACAACTCGGAGGAGCGGATCCTGAAATCGTTACCTCCTTGTATGAATTCGGCAAGGACTTTGGTATCGCCTTCCAGCTTGTCGACGATGCAATGGATTACGATGGCACCCCTGAGCAACTGGGTAAATCCCCAGGCACAGATTTTAACGAAGGACATGTCACGCTCCCTCTTCTTTATCTCCATCAGCATTCAGATTCTTCACAAAAAAGGGAAATTGAAGGGTTCATCCAGAATGAATGCCTGACCCAAAAAGAATTTGAGTATATTCTGGAGCGAATGCGGGAAGTGAAAGCGATCGACTATACGCTCGATATTGCTCGTGACCATATGAAGCGGGCCAAAGAAAAGCTTCAAAACCTGGAGTTCCCCAACCCGGACTTCAAACCCGCTCTCCAATCCACAGCCAATCATATCGTGGATCGTTTCCAGCCAACGGGAACCCATTTAATTCCATCAGGCCGTTCATATTAG
- a CDS encoding HEAT repeat domain-containing protein encodes MKHKNILFPILLAVVLVFSINPVLQAEPTVGASLKKLRSHCLEVLKNALASDEAFIRSGAVRAAGESGDPKVLPVLLKGTHDFFPTTRQFALQGLRKVSEQEAVRNALNLLNDSNVWVQATALEIIGELGNQSMRPKVQPLLEAPDPMVRLGSSYALYSLGDASQLDVLLKAADGGDAVQRYQAITYLGKINIPITRSHLVKLLEEDQDDEIKIYCLKALDDHAEIEQLLVLEKLLKHTNPRIRKQAVMVMGHLPAQAALSRVAPLCVDKDPMVQVVSAMAASRLKSPKCDEVFKMAVQHGDYGVRSVAARILGDLKRPDSAKLLVYGLNDSNSRVRTAAVRAVGKIGSPKLLPLLLQMLDDSAVVIRAYAAGYLLKMLRPDTKPSLPHSSPN; translated from the coding sequence ATGAAGCATAAAAATATTTTATTTCCAATTCTATTGGCCGTTGTTCTGGTTTTCTCGATTAACCCGGTTTTGCAGGCTGAACCAACAGTCGGGGCTTCCCTGAAAAAATTACGTTCTCACTGTCTCGAAGTTTTAAAAAATGCGTTAGCTAGCGATGAAGCGTTTATTCGTAGTGGAGCAGTGCGGGCAGCAGGGGAATCTGGTGACCCCAAAGTGCTTCCTGTTTTATTGAAGGGGACTCATGACTTTTTTCCCACAACCAGACAATTTGCACTTCAGGGGCTCCGCAAAGTTTCGGAACAAGAAGCGGTTCGAAATGCTCTCAATCTATTAAACGATTCCAACGTTTGGGTACAAGCCACCGCTTTAGAGATCATCGGGGAACTTGGCAACCAGAGTATGAGGCCCAAGGTTCAGCCCCTATTGGAAGCGCCCGATCCTATGGTTCGGCTGGGCAGTTCCTATGCTCTTTATTCTCTTGGAGACGCCTCGCAACTTGATGTGTTGCTCAAGGCCGCGGATGGTGGGGATGCGGTACAGCGCTATCAGGCGATTACCTATCTCGGTAAAATCAATATTCCCATTACGCGCTCTCACCTGGTTAAATTGCTGGAGGAAGATCAGGATGATGAGATCAAAATTTACTGCCTTAAAGCCCTGGATGACCATGCGGAAATTGAACAACTTCTGGTTCTCGAAAAGTTATTGAAGCACACAAATCCCCGGATTCGAAAACAGGCCGTGATGGTGATGGGGCACTTGCCTGCCCAGGCAGCACTAAGCAGGGTGGCACCTCTTTGCGTGGATAAGGATCCAATGGTACAGGTGGTATCTGCCATGGCAGCATCCAGATTAAAGTCCCCAAAATGTGATGAGGTGTTCAAGATGGCGGTGCAGCATGGGGATTATGGAGTTCGGAGTGTTGCGGCAAGAATTTTAGGAGACCTCAAAAGGCCGGACAGCGCCAAACTTCTGGTGTATGGCCTGAATGATTCAAACTCCAGAGTCAGGACTGCGGCAGTACGCGCGGTTGGGAAAATTGGAAGCCCAAAATTGTTACCCCTTTTATTGCAGATGCTTGATGATTCTGCAGTTGTGATCCGTGCCTATGCAGCAGGCTATCTGCTCAAGATGCTGCGCCCTGATACAAAACCTTCTCTTCCCCATAGTTCCCCAAACTAG
- a CDS encoding (2Fe-2S) ferredoxin domain-containing protein, with translation MSRFERHLFICVNERKGDDPRGCCISRGSAQLLDYLKKRVHDAGLKGRIRVNKAGCLDACAQGPAMVIYPEEVWYTPTTEEDMEEIFLEHVQNGRIVERLVSKFPTKK, from the coding sequence ATGAGCCGATTCGAAAGACACCTGTTCATTTGCGTTAACGAGCGCAAGGGTGATGACCCTCGCGGTTGTTGCATTTCCCGCGGTTCAGCGCAACTTCTTGACTATCTGAAAAAACGGGTGCATGACGCTGGTTTAAAAGGCCGGATCCGAGTGAACAAAGCTGGTTGTCTCGATGCGTGTGCCCAGGGCCCGGCCATGGTCATTTACCCTGAAGAGGTCTGGTACACTCCAACGACCGAAGAAGATATGGAAGAGATTTTTCTGGAACATGTACAGAACGGAAGAATTGTGGAACGATTGGTCAGCAAATTTCCCACTAAAAAATAA
- a CDS encoding ABC transporter ATP-binding protein, whose product MNQFSDENLDDVYYDWGLFRRILSYLKPYRGLVILSIFLLFVVSLLNLAGPYLTKIVIDDYIQVSNLEGLDQIALLYAAVLIGAFICQFFQYILMQSIGQKVMFDIRTQVFAHLHRMSFRFFDRNPIGKLVTRTVNDVEVLNEMLTSGLILVFSDLFTLAGIFIMLAWLDWRLMLVVCAVFPFLAWATHAYRVRARDALRKNRAHQTTLNSHLEETLSGMSTIQMFNQEMKRETEFKGTNKKKLKEDLRSLFYNSVYLPSIDVFSAAGIGLVIWYGGGRFVQNEIQLGVLVAFLQYIQKFFEPIRDLAEKFNIIQTAMASSERVFELLDTPEGLPNNKNAKQLDRFKGKIEFDGVDFAYNDKDWVLKDVSFSLEEGESLAVVGATGSGKSTLINLLCRFYDVQKGEIRIDGLPVREMNKQDLRRQISLVQQDVFLFSGNVTDNIRLGNPDLSQDQVHAVAQAVNSHHFIDDLPMKYDEEINERGSRLSQGQRQLLSFARALAADPRILVLDEATSSVDTETEQLLQSALRSLIKGRTSIIIAHRLSTLKDVDKVLVLKKGRIVEFGTRQDLIKKRGVYYRLLKLNAESFSGVSGKTRNKPLL is encoded by the coding sequence ATGAACCAATTTTCTGATGAAAACCTGGATGATGTTTATTACGACTGGGGATTATTCCGTCGTATCCTCAGTTATCTAAAGCCTTATCGCGGACTGGTCATTCTTTCGATATTTTTATTGTTTGTGGTTTCCTTGTTGAACCTTGCCGGACCCTACCTCACTAAAATTGTAATTGATGATTATATTCAAGTGTCCAATCTTGAGGGACTGGATCAGATCGCCTTGCTTTATGCTGCGGTGTTAATTGGAGCTTTCATATGTCAGTTTTTTCAATATATCCTGATGCAGAGCATAGGGCAAAAGGTGATGTTCGATATCAGGACTCAGGTATTCGCGCATTTGCATCGAATGTCCTTCAGGTTTTTTGACCGCAATCCCATTGGCAAACTGGTGACTCGCACTGTAAATGATGTCGAAGTGTTGAATGAAATGCTCACTTCAGGATTAATTCTGGTGTTCAGCGATCTGTTTACTCTCGCTGGAATATTCATAATGCTTGCCTGGCTGGACTGGCGTTTGATGCTGGTGGTATGCGCGGTGTTTCCTTTTCTTGCCTGGGCAACTCATGCTTACCGTGTTCGTGCACGCGATGCTTTAAGAAAAAACCGGGCGCACCAGACAACGCTCAATTCACATCTTGAAGAAACCCTTTCGGGTATGTCGACCATCCAGATGTTTAATCAGGAAATGAAAAGGGAAACTGAATTCAAGGGGACGAATAAAAAAAAACTGAAGGAAGACCTGAGGTCTCTTTTTTACAATTCAGTTTATCTTCCTTCGATTGATGTATTCAGCGCGGCTGGAATAGGGCTGGTTATCTGGTACGGTGGTGGGCGGTTTGTCCAGAATGAAATTCAGTTGGGTGTTCTGGTGGCGTTTTTGCAATACATTCAGAAGTTTTTTGAACCGATTCGTGATCTCGCAGAAAAATTTAACATCATTCAAACTGCCATGGCTTCTTCTGAAAGAGTATTCGAACTTCTGGATACACCGGAAGGTTTACCCAACAATAAAAATGCAAAGCAACTGGATCGATTTAAGGGCAAGATTGAGTTTGATGGAGTAGATTTCGCCTACAATGATAAGGATTGGGTGTTGAAGGATGTTTCTTTTTCGCTGGAAGAGGGGGAAAGCCTGGCGGTGGTTGGAGCAACTGGGTCGGGGAAATCTACATTGATTAATCTTCTGTGTCGTTTTTATGATGTGCAAAAGGGAGAGATTCGGATAGACGGACTTCCGGTTCGGGAAATGAATAAACAGGATCTCCGCAGGCAAATATCACTTGTGCAGCAAGACGTGTTTCTTTTTTCAGGCAATGTGACAGACAATATACGTCTTGGCAACCCGGACCTCAGCCAGGATCAGGTTCATGCCGTTGCGCAGGCGGTTAACTCACATCATTTTATCGATGATCTTCCCATGAAATACGACGAGGAAATTAATGAGAGAGGAAGTAGGCTTTCCCAGGGGCAGCGACAACTGTTGTCTTTCGCCCGTGCCCTGGCAGCGGATCCTCGTATTCTGGTTCTGGACGAAGCAACTTCCAGTGTGGATACGGAGACGGAACAATTGCTTCAATCCGCTTTGCGAAGCCTGATAAAAGGAAGGACCTCGATCATTATTGCCCACCGGTTATCGACTCTAAAGGATGTAGACAAGGTACTCGTGCTTAAAAAAGGCAGGATTGTGGAGTTTGGCACCCGGCAGGATTTGATAAAAAAAAGAGGGGTTTACTATCGTCTGCTCAAGCTGAACGCAGAATCCTTTTCCGGTGTTTCCGGGAAGACAAGGAACAAACCCTTATTATGA
- a CDS encoding glycosyltransferase has product MPDTYINTPRVSVVIPTYNRVEFLEKAVESVLLQTWSNWELIVVDDGSTDDTADTMQGIPQVNFLRFEENKGVSYARNRGIEIAGGEFICFLDSDDQWLPEKLTRQVQWMEKNPECSACYTDEIWIRNGVRVNPMKKHRKYSGQVFRNCLPLCIISPSSIMMRRELFNDIGVFDESLPACEDYDLWLRLTLRNPVHFIDEKLIVKTGGHSDQLSRKYWGMDRFRVYAMEKVMKNPGISPEQKMWVLEMLIEKCRILSYGYNNNNKPADASLFFEKAENYAAELTTIPGKSEEGFQKKI; this is encoded by the coding sequence ATGCCAGATACCTACATTAACACCCCGCGGGTTTCAGTCGTTATTCCTACATATAATAGAGTTGAATTCCTTGAGAAGGCCGTTGAATCGGTTCTTCTGCAAACCTGGTCTAACTGGGAGTTGATTGTTGTTGATGATGGGTCAACGGATGATACAGCAGATACCATGCAAGGGATTCCCCAGGTTAATTTCCTTAGATTTGAAGAAAATAAAGGGGTTTCGTATGCCAGAAACCGCGGAATAGAAATAGCTGGTGGAGAATTTATCTGTTTTCTGGATTCTGATGATCAATGGCTCCCTGAGAAACTGACCCGACAAGTTCAATGGATGGAAAAGAATCCAGAATGTTCCGCCTGCTATACGGATGAGATCTGGATTCGGAATGGGGTCCGGGTCAACCCTATGAAAAAACACCGCAAGTATTCAGGCCAGGTGTTCCGGAACTGCCTCCCTTTATGTATTATAAGTCCCTCGTCTATTATGATGCGACGGGAACTTTTTAACGACATAGGCGTATTTGATGAATCACTTCCTGCTTGTGAAGATTATGATTTGTGGTTACGTTTGACTCTCCGGAATCCCGTCCATTTCATAGATGAAAAGTTAATCGTTAAAACCGGGGGCCACAGCGATCAGTTGTCTCGAAAATACTGGGGAATGGACCGCTTTCGGGTTTATGCCATGGAAAAGGTTATGAAGAACCCTGGGATTTCACCGGAGCAAAAAATGTGGGTTCTTGAGATGTTGATAGAAAAATGTCGAATACTCAGTTACGGGTATAATAACAATAATAAACCTGCAGATGCTTCGCTGTTTTTCGAAAAAGCTGAAAATTACGCCGCAGAATTAACCACGATTCCCGGAAAATCCGAAGAGGGGTTCCAGAAAAAAATATGA